CTCATTTCATCTTCAAAGGTCCACTTTTTCGTCGTCGGGGCTGCCTGACCACTTTTAGTTTTACGCTTCTTCATAGCTCGTCGGTGAGACTCTCTAAGATTTAACCAAGTTTTCTTGCACTCagattctgaaataaaataaatcatggtTAACTATATCAAGCGCATGTAGTTACACATGTATGTGTGAAAGGGAGTACGTACACACACATTCACATAAACATATAGACGTATTATAATacgtttattaaatatacatttattgttGCAGGTACTTCATAACTGGATCtacatttactaatttatCATCGAGCTTCCGTTTAGGAGAATCAACTATTCGTTTGATAGTAATAGATGTGTGCaatgcaataataaataaattaatgccaATTCATATACCTCAACCAACTACAGCCACATGGCAAGGAATCGAAGaaggatttaaaaataaatggaacTTTCCGAATTGCATAGGCGCCATTGACGGCaaacatgtaaatataattgcaCCTCCCAATAGTGGATCGTtgttttttaactataaaaaaacattttctattGTTTTGTTAGCTATAGTTGATCCTGAATACAGATTCATAGCGGTTGATGTAGGAGCCTATGGAAAAAACAGCGATGGCGGAATCTATTCATCATCTACATTTGGAAAGGCACTTGAAAGAAACACATTCAATATTCCATGTGACAAACCATTACCAGGAACTAATCATGCAATGCCACATGTATTTGTGGGAGACGAGGCAAATGCCTCGTCTCCCACAAATACATGTGGcatcttaataaatatgtcTTCAATGGAAATCCATTGAAGACATATTTATTAAGACCATATCCTCGCTCAAATACACGGAGACTATCAGATCCTGAACGGCAATATAATTACCGCTTATCACGAGCTAGAAGGGTTGTTGAAAACGCTTTTggaattttatatcaaaaatttgcgatttacaacaaaaatattaaattgcatCCAAAGTTTGTAGATAAAGTGGTATTAACAACTTGCATTTTACACAATATGATGAGGACATATAACATTGAGATGAATTTACAGGAAccgaacaga
Above is a window of Amyelois transitella isolate CPQ chromosome 8, ilAmyTran1.1, whole genome shotgun sequence DNA encoding:
- the LOC132902026 gene encoding uncharacterized protein LOC132902026 codes for the protein MSWFTIRELAIIAIALDEEEKENSKKKRKRYWVHSMNKARSTEGEFRTIKKHLMDDEEKFYIYFHMPKYLFYNILQSIDECIRKKNTTFRETISPEEKLAVTLRYFITGSTFTNLSSSFRLGESTIRLIVIDVCNAIINKLMPIHIPQPTTATWQGIEEGFKNKWNFPNCIGAIDGKHVNIIAPPNSGSLFFNYKKTFSIVLLAIVDPEYRFIAVDVGAYGKNSDGGIYSSSTFGKALERNTFNIPCDKPLPGTNHAMPHVFVGDEANASSPTNTCGILINMSSMEIH